The following proteins come from a genomic window of Streptomyces liliiviolaceus:
- a CDS encoding oligopeptide/dipeptide ABC transporter ATP-binding protein has translation MSGPANPATGPLVELDDVHVVHKARTGGLFSRDRVYALTGADLTIAPGETVGVVGESGCGKSTLAKVLVGVQRPTSGTVSLRGGDLWTMAPALRRTTVGAGTGMIFQDPSTALNRRLTVRQILRDPLDVHKRGTAAQRDDRVRELMSLVGLPGALADGLPGQLSGGQRQRVAIARALALDPDLVVADEPTSALDVSVRAQILNLLLDLKERLGLALVFVSHDIQTVRRMSDRVITMYLGRIVEESPADEVTDRSRHPYTRALFSATPGLLDPIDPIPLVGPVPSATRPPSGCPFRTRCWKADAVCAESMPDFSAASTPGHRFRCHHPVEDGLSTRELVAQAVTSADLPKEPR, from the coding sequence ATGAGCGGACCGGCAAACCCTGCAACGGGCCCCCTCGTGGAGCTGGACGACGTGCACGTCGTCCACAAGGCGCGCACCGGCGGCCTGTTCTCCCGCGACCGGGTGTACGCCCTCACCGGCGCCGACCTCACCATCGCGCCCGGCGAGACGGTGGGCGTCGTCGGCGAGTCCGGCTGCGGCAAGTCGACGCTCGCCAAGGTCCTGGTGGGCGTGCAGAGGCCGACCTCCGGGACGGTGTCCCTGCGGGGCGGCGACCTGTGGACGATGGCCCCGGCGCTGCGCCGGACGACCGTGGGCGCAGGCACCGGCATGATCTTCCAGGACCCGTCGACGGCCCTGAACCGCCGGCTGACGGTACGGCAGATCCTGCGCGACCCGCTGGACGTCCACAAGCGCGGCACGGCCGCGCAACGCGACGACCGCGTACGCGAGTTGATGTCCCTGGTCGGGCTCCCCGGAGCGCTGGCGGACGGCCTCCCCGGCCAGCTCTCCGGCGGCCAGCGCCAACGCGTCGCCATCGCACGGGCACTGGCCCTCGACCCGGACCTGGTCGTCGCCGACGAGCCGACGAGCGCGCTGGACGTCTCGGTCCGCGCCCAGATCCTCAACCTCCTCCTCGACCTGAAGGAACGGCTCGGCCTGGCCCTGGTCTTCGTCTCGCACGACATCCAGACCGTACGCAGGATGAGCGACCGCGTCATCACGATGTACCTCGGCCGGATCGTCGAGGAGTCCCCGGCCGACGAGGTGACCGACCGGTCCCGGCACCCCTACACCCGTGCCCTCTTCTCGGCGACACCCGGTCTGCTGGACCCCATCGACCCGATCCCGCTCGTCGGCCCGGTCCCGTCGGCCACCCGCCCGCCGAGCGGCTGCCCCTTCCGTACGCGCTGCTGGAAGGCGGACGCGGTGTGCGCCGAGTCCATGCCGGACTTCTCGGCCGCGTCGACGCCGGGGCACCGCTTCCGCTGCCACCATCCTGTGGAGGACGGCCTGTCGACCCGTGAGC
- a CDS encoding dipeptide/oligopeptide/nickel ABC transporter permease/ATP-binding protein, translating into MLMYRKRLTDALSLPGVRLKGFTRLPLISRIAVVVIGIVVLTALLAPLIAPHDPLEQFPLVDDGHGEGAPSGEHWMGQDSLGRDILSRLMYGARWSLAIGLGATALALVVGAVIGAVAATSRKALDETLMRGLDIVMAFPGIALAAVFVAVFGGGIPILIGAIAFLYMPPMARVVRANVMAQYGEDYVTAERVIGARTPHIVWRHVAVNCAAPVLVFCTVQVAEAIVFEASLSFIGAGVRPPDPSWGSVIADGKNMVLTGGWWATVFPGLLMLVTVLSLNILSEGVSDAWAAPAARDVPTREAEDRLEAPEPGSGKVLELPGLTEAARRLRGRARPLPQGQQPVLSVENLAIGFDARHGGVDIVDGISFDVQPGEVLGLVGESGCGKSLTALTVMGLEPKGARVRGHVRFNQRQLVGEPMSVRRKLLGHEMAMIYQDALSSLNPAMTVRAQLKQVTRRGGTRTGTELLELVGLDPDRTLRSYPHELSGGQRQRVLIAMALSRDPKLIVADEPTTALDVTVQAQIIELLLRLRTELDFALVLVSHDLALVADVTDRVVVMYGGQIVESGVTADLVESPSHHYTRGLLGSVLSLESAAERMTQIKGVVPSPADFPAGCRFADRCPLATEVCRTTAPRLAGPPGRHEVACHHPAIALTSTPAPTGPTEARP; encoded by the coding sequence ATGCTGATGTACCGGAAGCGGCTCACCGACGCGCTGTCCCTGCCCGGTGTCCGCCTCAAGGGGTTCACCCGGCTGCCCCTGATCTCCCGGATCGCCGTCGTCGTCATCGGGATCGTCGTCCTCACCGCCCTGCTGGCCCCGCTCATCGCCCCGCACGACCCGCTCGAACAGTTCCCGCTCGTCGACGACGGCCACGGTGAGGGCGCCCCCTCGGGCGAGCACTGGATGGGGCAGGACAGCCTGGGCCGGGACATCCTCAGCCGGCTCATGTACGGGGCCCGCTGGTCCCTCGCCATCGGCCTCGGCGCGACCGCGCTCGCGCTGGTGGTGGGCGCGGTCATCGGGGCGGTCGCGGCGACCTCCCGCAAGGCCCTCGACGAGACGCTGATGCGTGGCCTGGACATCGTCATGGCGTTCCCCGGCATCGCGCTCGCGGCCGTCTTCGTCGCGGTGTTCGGCGGCGGCATCCCGATCCTCATCGGCGCGATCGCGTTCCTGTACATGCCCCCGATGGCCCGGGTCGTCCGGGCCAACGTGATGGCCCAGTACGGCGAGGACTACGTGACCGCCGAGCGGGTCATCGGGGCGCGTACCCCGCACATCGTGTGGCGGCACGTGGCCGTCAACTGCGCCGCCCCGGTGCTGGTCTTCTGCACCGTGCAGGTCGCCGAGGCGATCGTCTTCGAGGCGTCGCTGTCCTTCATCGGCGCGGGCGTGCGGCCCCCGGACCCGTCCTGGGGCAGTGTCATCGCGGACGGCAAGAACATGGTGCTGACCGGCGGCTGGTGGGCGACCGTGTTCCCCGGCCTGCTGATGCTGGTCACCGTGCTCTCCCTGAACATCCTCTCCGAGGGCGTCTCGGACGCGTGGGCGGCGCCCGCGGCACGCGACGTGCCCACCCGTGAGGCGGAGGACCGTCTTGAGGCACCCGAACCCGGCAGCGGGAAGGTCCTGGAACTGCCCGGTCTGACCGAGGCGGCCCGGCGGCTGCGCGGCCGGGCCCGCCCCCTGCCCCAGGGACAGCAGCCGGTGCTGAGCGTCGAGAACCTGGCCATCGGTTTCGACGCCCGCCACGGCGGTGTGGACATCGTCGACGGCATCAGTTTCGACGTACAGCCCGGTGAAGTCCTGGGGCTGGTCGGCGAGTCCGGCTGCGGCAAGTCGCTGACCGCGCTCACCGTGATGGGCCTGGAGCCGAAGGGCGCCCGGGTCCGCGGCCACGTGCGCTTCAACCAGCGGCAGTTGGTGGGCGAGCCGATGAGCGTGCGGCGCAAGCTCCTCGGCCACGAGATGGCGATGATCTACCAGGACGCCCTGTCGTCGCTGAACCCGGCGATGACGGTCCGCGCCCAGCTCAAACAGGTCACCAGAAGGGGCGGCACCCGCACGGGCACCGAACTCCTCGAACTGGTCGGCCTCGACCCGGACCGCACCCTGCGCAGCTACCCGCACGAACTGTCCGGCGGCCAGCGCCAGCGCGTACTCATCGCGATGGCCCTCTCCCGCGACCCCAAACTGATCGTCGCCGACGAACCTACGACCGCCCTCGACGTCACCGTGCAGGCGCAGATCATAGAGCTGCTGCTGCGCCTGCGGACCGAACTGGACTTCGCGCTCGTCCTCGTCTCGCACGACCTGGCGCTCGTCGCGGACGTCACCGACCGGGTGGTCGTGATGTACGGCGGCCAGATCGTCGAGTCGGGTGTGACGGCGGACCTCGTGGAGTCGCCGTCCCACCACTACACGCGCGGCCTCCTCGGCAGCGTCCTGTCGCTGGAGTCGGCGGCCGAACGGATGACGCAGATCAAGGGGGTCGTGCCGTCCCCGGCGGACTTCCCGGCGGGCTGCCGGTTCGCCGACCGCTGCCCGCTGGCGACCGAGGTGTGCCGCACGACGGCCCCGCGTCTGGCGGGTCCGCCGGGCCGGCACGAGGTCGCCTGCCACCACCCGGCGATCGCCCTGACGAGCACTCCGGCACCGACCGGGCCGACGGAAGCGAGGCCGTGA